The genomic region AATACATCATCGGGAACAGCTTCAAGAGAAGCGAAACCATTGGCAGATAAAAACTGTGCAAACGCCTCATCGTTGGGTGCAAAAATCGTAAACGGCCCAGCACCTTGTAAAGTTCCCACCAAATCAACTTTTTCAAGCGCGGCAACCAAATTACTCAATTCTGCCGTGTTGGACGCAATACCCACCACATCGAGTGCAGGCTGTGGAGTTGGATCGTTGTCATCATCACTACAGGATACAAAAGCTATTACTAATGCTGAAATGACCAAGAAACTTTTAAATCGTAAATACTTACTCATAATTATGGTTTTTAAATGATTTATTGTTTAATATAATGTTACAAAGTTGAAACAAAAAATAATATTTTGTTTAACATTAACATAGATTTAGTAAACTTTATAGTAAAAGATTTAAACAAATTCTATGTTAAAGTATTAATATAGAATAGATAAGTAGTTTTCGAAAGGTTGCTTTGTTTTGTTTTTTTTAATAATAGTTTAACATAAAGAAATCGATACAGTCATTTTTGAATTTTAATGGGTCAATAAACAATTTACTAGTAATAGAAACATTCATTAAAAACAATCGATTTAAATATTTCGTAATTTTGCATTCTGTAAAATAGATATGAAAAAAGTAGTCGTTGGTCTTTCTGGTGGAGTTGATTCCAGTGTTGCAGCCTATCTTTTAAAAGAAGCAGGCTATGATGTTATAGGCTTGTTCATGAAGAACTGGCATGATACATCGGTTACGATTTCTAACGAATGTGAATGGGTCGAGGACAGTAACGATGCATTATTGGTTGCTGAAAAATTGGGGATTCCGTTTCAAACGGTAGATTTGAGTACGGAATATAAAGAACGCATCGTTGATTACATGTTCGCAGAATATGAAAAGGGGCGTACTCCCAATCCCGATGTGCTTTGCAATAGGGAAATAAAGTTTGATGTTTTCCTGAAAATCGCCCTGCAACTTGGGGCCGATTATGTGGCTACCGGACACTACTGTAGAAAGGGAATATTAAAAAATAACGATGGTACGGAAACCTATCAATTGCTCGCTGGAGTTGACGATAACAAAGACCAATCTTATTTTTTGTGTCAATTGTCCCAGGAACAACTATCCAAAACGTTGTTTCCCGTAGGGGAGTTGCTGAAGCCAAAAGTTCGTGAAATCGCAACAGAAATGGATTTGATCACCGCAGATAAAAAGGATTCTCAAGGCCTTTGCTTCATTGGTAAAGTACGGTTGCCCGATTTTCTCCAACAAAAACTGAAACCAAAGAAGGGAGTTATTGTTGAAGTGCCATCCGACGTTCATCAGTACACAAAATCCGCACCTGTGTTCAAGGACACGGTTTCTGAATTGAAGTATTATTCTACCAAACCCACTTACAATGTTTCCGACGGTAAAATTGTTGGAGAGCATCAAGGCGCACATTTTTTCACAAAAGGCCAAAGAAAGGGCCTTCAAGTTGGTGGTACCAAAGAGCCTTTATTTGTAATCGAGACCGATGTTGAAGAAAATGTTATTTATACTGGACAGGGAAAATTGCATCCGGGATTATATCGCAGGGCACTTTTCATATCAGATGATGAATTGCATTGGGTACGGCCAGATTTAAGGTTGCAATCCGACGAT from Costertonia aggregata harbors:
- the mnmA gene encoding tRNA 2-thiouridine(34) synthase MnmA → MKKVVVGLSGGVDSSVAAYLLKEAGYDVIGLFMKNWHDTSVTISNECEWVEDSNDALLVAEKLGIPFQTVDLSTEYKERIVDYMFAEYEKGRTPNPDVLCNREIKFDVFLKIALQLGADYVATGHYCRKGILKNNDGTETYQLLAGVDDNKDQSYFLCQLSQEQLSKTLFPVGELLKPKVREIATEMDLITADKKDSQGLCFIGKVRLPDFLQQKLKPKKGVIVEVPSDVHQYTKSAPVFKDTVSELKYYSTKPTYNVSDGKIVGEHQGAHFFTKGQRKGLQVGGTKEPLFVIETDVEENVIYTGQGKLHPGLYRRALFISDDELHWVRPDLRLQSDDTLKVLVRIRYRQPLQEATLYKIDGGMYIDFEQKQSAITEGQFAAWYIGDELIGSGVIS